A section of the Entelurus aequoreus isolate RoL-2023_Sb linkage group LG21, RoL_Eaeq_v1.1, whole genome shotgun sequence genome encodes:
- the LOC133638586 gene encoding uncharacterized protein K02A2.6-like codes for MDNALRERLLRETGLTLDKCVSMCRAAETTRAQAKELRRGETTVHAIHKEQWKNKMCTKQKDQKDKSMEFKCGKCGGSHKPKYCPAYGKTCNNCGRSNHYAKCCKAASRKKVHTVEEDDDKEEFIVNVVQACTIEKEEWIVPITVNQTTIPFKLDTGAHVNLLSLEDYKTLTVKSKIHPVKTKVSGYTGERVPVKGGCIATFKHKGRQMRAQLLIVDMSVQPILGLSACTKLNLVKRVFVVTSQETTNAQDTLMEEYKDCFQGLGCLPGLHKICVDKNVFPVVHPCRKVPFALREKLKDELARMEKLGVIKRIDEPTEWVSSLVVVQKKTGALRICLDPRDLNKAIRREHFKLPTREEIMAQFAGAKWFSKLDASSGFWQMKLGEESSRLCTFNTPEGRYRFLRLPYGILSAPEVYHKTIHMIFEHIPGVETMMDDIIVWGSTRKEHDERLRQVLDKTREVNLKLNKEKCEFGVKSLTFVGDVVSEEGVKPDPRKTSAINNMERPTNKDEVRRFLGMVTYLAKFVPQLSTQSAPLRSLLEQKNEWIWSHEQEQCFLKLKETLTQEPVLKFYDPEKSTRISADASQYGLGAVLLQQHEEQWLPVAYASRALTSAETRYAQIEKELLASLYACERFHQYVYGQMFQVETDHKPLVSIMNKPLNDCPVRIQRMLIRLQKYDVHMIYTQGKYMYTADTLSRAVDKRELADSDNSTEIQAYVDMVVTSLPVTADRTEQIRKETIADETMKELKSTVQNGWPDNKKDCPLKIQDYWNCRAELTVVDDIVLKGSKFVIPYSLRKQMLEKIHEGHLGEVKCKRRAREVMFWPRINQDISQTTASCGVCRTYRPKQQAEPLMTHPVPHRPYYKVGTDLQLQLTEGNIAAQEKAQQDSAGPAELADTEPDLADQGLTAASASPAVERLSNSRPKRHVQPPKRLIETC; via the coding sequence ATGGATAATGCACTGAGAGAAAGACTGCTTCGAGAAACTGGGCTTACGTTAGATAAGTGTGTCAGTATGTGTAGAGCAGCTGAGACCACCAGAGCTCAAGCAAAAGAGCTACGGAGAGGTGAAACAACAGTGCATGCCATACATAAAGAACaatggaaaaataaaatgtgtaccaAACAAAAGGATCAAAAAGACAAATCCATGGAATTTAAATGTGGTAAATGTGGAGGCAGCCACAAGCCGAAATATTGTCCTGCATATGGAAAAACATGTAACAACTGTGGAAGGAGCAATCACTATGCAAAGTGTTGCAAAGCAGCTTCAAGAAAGAAAGTTCACACAGTTGAAGAAGATGATGATAAGGAGGAGTTTATTGTCAATGTGGTGCAAGCATGCACAATTGAAAAAGAAGAATGGATTGTTCCAATTACAGTGAATCAGACAACAATACCATTCAAGTTAGATACAGGTGCTCACGTAAACCTGCTATCTTTGGAAGATTACAAAACACTGACTGTAAAGAGCAAAATCCATCCAGTAAAAACCAAAGTAAGTGGATACACTGGAGAACGAGTTCCTGTTAAAGGCGGATGTATTGCAACTTTTAAACACAAGGGTCGACAAATGAGAGCACAGCTACTGATCGTGGATATGAGTGTACAACCAATCCTGGGACTCAGTGCATGCACCAAGCTCAATCTTGTCAAAAGAGTGTTTGTGGTGACATCTCAAGAAACTACAAATGCTCAGGACACACTCATGGAAGAGTATAAGGACTGCTTTCAAGGACTTGGATGTCTACCTGGACTACATAAAATATGTGTagataaaaatgtgtttcctgtTGTGCACCCGTGCAGGAAAGTCCCATTTGCTCTGCGTGAAAAACTGAAAGATGAACTAGCGCGAATGGAAAAGTTGGGAGTCATTAAAAGAATAGATGAGCCAACTGAATGGGTCAGCTCGCTGGTTGTTGTGCAAAAGAAAACAGGTGCCCTAAGAATATGCTTGGATCCAAGAGACCTAAATAAAGCAATCAGAAGAGAGCATTTCAAGTTACCAACCAGGGAAGAGATCATGGCACAATTTGCTGGAGCAAAATGGTTCAGCAAATTAGATGCTTCATCAGGTTTCTGGCAGATGAAGCTTGGCGAGGAGAGTTCAAGACTGTGCACATTTAACACCCCGGAGGGCAGGTACAGGTTTCTTCGTCTACCATACGGCATCTTGTCAGCGCCTGAAGTATATCATAAGACCATTCATATGATTTTTGAGCACATACCCGGAGTTGAGACAATGATGGATGATATCATAGTGTGGGGCTCAACCCGAAAAGAACACGACGAAAGACTGAGACAAGTGCTAGACAAGACAAGGGAGGTGAACCTGAAACTTAACAAAGAAAAATGTGAGTTTGGAGTGAAGTCACTTACCTTTGTGGGAGATGTTGTGAGTGAAGAGGGCGTGAAGCCAGACCCGAGAAAAACTTCAGCAATCAACAACATGGAAAGGCCAACCAACAAAGATGAGGTCAGACGTTTCCTGGGGATGGTCACCTATCTTGCCAAGTTTGTCCCACAACTGTCAACACAGTCAGCACCTCTCAGGAGTCTTCTTGAACAAAAGAATGAATGGATATGGTCCCACGAGCAAGAACAATGTTTTCTGAAACTGAAAGAGACTCTTACACAGGAGCCCGTGTTAAAGTTTTATGACCCCGAGAAGAGCACCAGGATCTCGGCAGATGCATCGCAGTACGGCCTGGGAGCAGTGCTACTGCAGCAACATGAAGAGCAGTGGCTACCTGTCGCCTATGCTTCCAGAGCACTGACAAGTGCAGAGACCAGGTATGCTCAAATTGAAAAAGAACTGTTAGCAAGTTTGTATGCATGTGAGCGTTTCCATCAATATGTATATGGACAGATGTTTCAAGTGGAAACCGATCATAAACCGTTGGTGTCTATCATGAACAAACCGTTGAATGATTGTCCAGTACGAATACAGCGCATGCTAATTCGACTGCAAAAATATGACGTGCACATGATATATACACAAGGAAAATATATGTACACAGCCGACACATTGTCTAGAGCAGTGGACAAGAGAGAACTTGCAGACAGTGATAATAGCACAGAGATACAGGCATATGTAGATATGGTAGTGACATCTTTGCCGGTGACTGCAGACAGAACAGAACAAATACGGAAAGAGACTATTGCTGATGAAACTATGAAAGAACTCAAGAGCACAGTACAGAATGGATGGCCTGACAACAAAAAGGATTGCCCCTTGAAAATACAAGACTACTGGAATTGTAGAGCTGAGCTTACAGTGGTGGATGACATAGTGCTAAAAGGGAGCAAATTTGTTATTCCGTACTCACTGCGCAAACAGATGCTCGAAAAGATACACGAAGGCCACCTCGGTGAAGTCAAGTGTAAAAGGAGGGCTAGAGAAGTAATGTTCTGGCCAAGGATCAATCAGGATATTAGCCAAACAACAGCGTCATGTGGAGTTTGCCGAACTTACAGGCCAAAACAACAAGCGGAGCCACTGATGACTCATCCAGTGCCCCACAGACCTTACTACAAAGTAGGAACGGATCTTCAACTACAGCTGACTGAAGGCAACATTGCAGCTCAGGAGAAGGCTCAAcaggactcagctggacctgcagaacttgctgacacggagcctgaccttgctgaccaaggactgacagcagcgtccgcgtcacctgctgttgagagactgtcCAACTCTAGACCGAAGAGACATGTTCAGCCACCAAAGAGGCTGATTGAGACTTGTTAA